Genomic window (Rathayibacter sp. VKM Ac-2760):
GACGGTCGAGGCGACGGACCCCGCCGGCGATCGGGTGCGGCTCGTGTCAGACGTGCGCGCCGACTCCGCCGCACGCGTCGCGCCCGGTGACCCCGTGATCGTCTCGGCCGCGGCTTCGCAGATCGTCGCCATCGCCCGCGACTGAGCGCGGCTCCTCCCGCCCCACCCCTCCTCCGAAGCCTCCCCTCCCCCGCAGCTCCCCTCCCCAGATCCCCTCGAAAGGAACCGCCATGTCCCGCATCACTCCCCGGCGCGCCATCACCCTCACCGCCGGCGCCGTCATCGGCGCACTCGCTCTCGCCGGCTGCTCCGGCGGCTCCGACTCCGGCAGCGCGGAGGGCGCCTCCGGCACCCTCGTCGTCAGCACCTTCCCCTTCGGGGTCGAGCAGTTCCAGGAGGCGGTCATCGACCCGTTCACCGAGGCGACCGGCATCGAGGTCGAGGTCGAGACCGGCTCCAACTCCGACCGGCTGTCGCAGCTGCAGCTCGCGGGCGGCGACGACCCCGGCGTCGACGTGATGCTCATCAGCGACTACTACGCCGCGCTCGGCCAGGAGGACGACCTCTTCGAGCAGGTCGACGCGGACGCCGTCCCCGCGATCGCCGACATCGCCGACTTCGCGAAGGAGGACGTCTACCTCGGTCCGGCCTACAGCTACCAGCTCAACGGCACGCTCTACTCCACCGACGCCTTCTCGGCCGAGCAGGCCGCCGACTGGGAGCTCTACGGCGAGACCGCGAACGCCGGCCGCGTCGCGCTGCCCGACATCTCGGTCACCGCAGGCCAGCTGATGATCAGCGGAGTCGCGGCCACCTACGGCGACGGCCCCTACGACATCGACACGGCGCTCGACACCCTCTCCGGCTGGGCGCCCGGCGTGCTGCAGTTCTACAGCTCCTCCACCGAGGTCACGAACCTGCTGACCCAGGGTGAGATCACCGCCGCCGACGCCCTCAGCGGTTTCGCCACCGACCTCGTCGCCTCGGGCGAGCCGATCGGCTGGACTCCGCCCGCCACCGGCCGCTACATGGCGACCAACCGCGCGATGATCCCCGCTGGAGCCGCGAACACCGACGCCGCGGAGCAGTTCATCGACTACCTGCTCTCCGTCGAAGCGCAGACCTCCTCCGCCGAGATCGTGGGCGACCTGCCGGTGAACCTCGCCGCTCAGGTCCCGGAGTCGATCACCGCCGTCGTCGGCGACATCGCCGCCGACCCCACCGCCGCCGGCTACGAGACCCTCGACCCCACCGAGCTCGTCCCCACCCGCTCGGACTGGGTCGACCGCTTCGCCCGCGAGGTCACCGCCCAGTAGGCGGTGCGTCCGGGCGCGGACGCCGTGTCGCGCCCGGACACCCTCCCTCCCCGCACCACCCGCACCATCCGGAGAGATCGCCATGAGCACCGAGACCGCCCCCACGACCGCCTCCGTCCCCGACGAGTGGATCCGTCGGATCCCCAAGGTCGACCTGCACTGCCACCTGATCGGCACCGTGCGCGCGAGCACGTTCGCCGAGCTCGCCCGCCGGGAGGGCCTCGCGCTGCCCGCCGACCCGGAGCGGATCTTCGCCGACATCAACTCCCTCCCGCCCGACCCGGCTCTCTACCGCGACACCGTCGTCCCGGTGCCGCAGGACCGCTCGGCGGGCGAGCCCGACGTCTCCTACTCCCTCTTCCAGGTCTCGGAGTGGGTCGTGCAGGTGCTCCGCTCGGCGGAGGACCTCACCCGGATCGTCTACGAGGCCTTCGAGGACGCGCACCACCGCAGCGGCACGCGCCATCTCGAGCTCTTCTTCGACGGCGTGCCCGAGCATCTCGCGGGGCTCGGGTACCGCGGCAGCATCGAGGCCTACGCCGACGGCATCCGCGCCGCCGAGCGCGACTTCGTCATGACCGGGCGGATGATCGCCGGCATCGACCGCAGCCGCAGCGGGGAGGAAGCCCTCGCCCTCGTGCAGCAGGTCGTCGACTCCCCGCACGAGTACGTCGCCGGCATCGGCCTCGACAACCTCGAGACCGCCGGGCCGCCCGAGCGCTTCGCCGAGGCGTACGCGCTCGCCGGCCGGGCGGGACTGGGCCGCACCGCGCACTCCTCCGAGCACGCGCCCACCGCCGCGAACACGATCACCTGCCTGGACCTGCTGGGATGCGACCGCATCGACCACGGCTACTTCGTGCTCGAGGATCCGGCGGTCGTCGAGCGGATGCGCG
Coding sequences:
- a CDS encoding extracellular solute-binding protein, encoding MSRITPRRAITLTAGAVIGALALAGCSGGSDSGSAEGASGTLVVSTFPFGVEQFQEAVIDPFTEATGIEVEVETGSNSDRLSQLQLAGGDDPGVDVMLISDYYAALGQEDDLFEQVDADAVPAIADIADFAKEDVYLGPAYSYQLNGTLYSTDAFSAEQAADWELYGETANAGRVALPDISVTAGQLMISGVAATYGDGPYDIDTALDTLSGWAPGVLQFYSSSTEVTNLLTQGEITAADALSGFATDLVASGEPIGWTPPATGRYMATNRAMIPAGAANTDAAEQFIDYLLSVEAQTSSAEIVGDLPVNLAAQVPESITAVVGDIAADPTAAGYETLDPTELVPTRSDWVDRFAREVTAQ